One window from the genome of Dermacentor silvarum isolate Dsil-2018 chromosome 7, BIME_Dsil_1.4, whole genome shotgun sequence encodes:
- the LOC119459446 gene encoding CD63 antigen-like, translated as MRLVLANGLFWGNALVATLAVGIALLGASFGVRWKRHILALLPGHHLSLVSVFLVGSGCVLLVVSAFGLCISWRLRRRDRTKEGGLSAERGARGCGVYNAMALVVIVNVVLSALVVHRYVMRARQDVDEDLKYAMYQYFVDASTRDKLDSLHREFKCCGVRNYTDWTMATAGADLAGRGRMVPASSSARTFVPRTCCVVESSGGACLKYHEQGCRDVLVDYLNMLMPSVLFCAICVSVWLSTMMLTSHRLRRILLENLNV; from the exons ATGCGGCTCGTGCTGGCCAACGGGCTGTTCTGGGGCAACGCCCTGGTCGCCACCCTGGCGGTGGGCATCGCGCTGCTCGGCGCCAGCTTTGGAGTCCGATGGAAGAGGCACATCCTCGCCCTCTTGCCGGGACATCACCTGTCGCTg GTCTCCGTCTTCCTGGTGGGCAGCGGCTGCGTGCTGCTCGTGGTGAGCGCGTTCGGCCTGTGCATCTCGTGGCGTCTGCGCAGGCGCGACCGCACTAAGGAGGGCGGCCTGTCGGCCGAGCGCGGCGCGCGCGGCTGCGGCGTCTACAACGCCATGGCGCTGGTGGTCATCGTCAACGTGGTGCTGAGCGCGCTCGTCGTGCACCGGTACGTGATGCGCGCCCGGCAGGACGTGGACGAGGACCTCAAGTACGCCATGTACCAGTACTTCGTGGACGCCTCGACGCGCGACAAGCTCGACAGCCTGCACCGCGAGTTCAAGTGCTGCGGCGTCCGCAACTACACCGACTGGACCATGGCCACCGCGGGCGCCGACCTGGCGGGAAGAGGACGCAT GGTGCCGGCCAGCTCGTCGGCGCGCACGTTCGTGCCTCGCACGTGCTGTGTGGTGGAGAGTTCGGGCGGCGCCTGCCTCAAGTACCACGAGCAGGGCTGCCGAGACGTGCTCGTCGACTACCTCAACATGCTCATGCCGTCCGTGCTCTTCTGCGCCATATGCGTATCCGTCTGGCTC TCAACTATGATGCTGACCTCTCATCGCCTGCGCAGAATTCTACTTGAGAATCTGAATGTCTGA
- the LOC119457791 gene encoding activator of 90 kDa heat shock protein ATPase homolog 1-like, translating to MAKWGEGDPRWIVEERPDATNVNNWHWTEKNASYWSKDKLNELLTNIEVSDSRGTCKIVEMPKCEGEAVANNRKAKLIFFYEWVIELKWQGEPDDSDEPIEGKVEIPNLSEEHDPSDVDVTVTVSSKGDKAEALKELMRSKGTQIIRERLETYISALKQEFSQGMILPTRSDSINQVKSTGKTAVNYKQTPLNGSSGDKAPSLVKVDTTSIMHVESFKCTAEELYRALTVKEMVQAFSQSPCVLEVQKGGKFELFGGNVSGTFLELIPDKKIRMQWRFGSWPQSHYSDVTIDIEQKSDCTEVTLTQDGVPQGEADRTRDGWQRHYWDSMKRTFGFGAILF from the exons ATGGCCAAGTGGGGCGAAGGTGACCCGCGATGGATCGTCGAAGAACGGCCCGACGCTACCAACGTGAACAACTGGCACTG GACCGAGAAGAATGCCTCGTATTGGTCCAAGGACAAGCTCAACGAGCTCCTTACCAACATCGAAGTGAGCGACTCTAGAG GAACCTGCAAGATCGTGGAGATGCCTAAGTGCGAAGGTGAGGCTGTCGCCAACAACCGGAAGGCGAAGCTCATCTTCTTCTACGAGTGGGTCATAGAACTCAAGTGGCAGGGTGAGCCAGACGACAGCGATGAGCCCATCGAGGGGAAGGTGGAGATACCGAACTTGAGTGAAGAGCATGACCCCAGCGATGTGGAT GTGACGGTGACTGTCTCGTCTAAAGGTGATAAGGCTGAAGCACTAAAGGAGTTGATGAGATCGAAGGGCACCCAAATAATCAGGGAAAGGCTAGAAACCTACATTTCAGCACTTAAGCAAG AATTCTCACAAGGAATGATTCTGCCCACAAGAAGTGATTCCATCAACCAGGTCAAGTCGACGGGCAAGACTGCGGTCAACTATAAGCAAACG CCACTGAATGGCTCATCGGGTGACAAGGCGCCCAGCCTCGTCAAAGTGGACACCACTAGCATCATGCATGTGGAGAGTTTCAAGTGCACAGCTGAAGAGCTTTACCGAGCCCTGACTGTAAAGGAG ATGGTGCAGGCGTTCAGCCAAAGCCCATGTGTTTTGGAAGTGCAGAAAGGAGGAAAATTCGAACTATTTGGAGGCAACGTCAGCGGAACCTTCCTCGAGCTA atcccagacaagaaGATCCGCATGCAGTGGCGGTTTGGCAGCTGGCCCCAGAGTCACTACTCCGACGTGACCATCGACATTGAGCAGAAGTCGGACTGCACCGAGGTAACACTGACGCAGGACGGGGTCCCGCAGGGAGAGGCGGACCGCACACGCGACGGCTGGCAGCGCCACTATTGGGACAGCATGAAGCGAACGTTTGGCTTCGGGGCCATCCTGTTCTGA